One segment of Sphingomonas qomolangmaensis DNA contains the following:
- a CDS encoding tyrosine-type recombinase/integrase: protein MGLTALAIRNAKPRTKPYKLFDERSLFLLVMPNGAKYWRLSYRFLGKDKRLALGVWPEVSLADARDKRDAARKMVADGIDPMVEKKRRKLRAQIDANVTFKGVAEEWFVKITREERAEVTLRKVRWLLEMVYPFLGDLPIHEIEVQEVLAVLRKVEATGRYESARRMRSVISRVFRYGIATGRAKHDVARDLRGAIIVPKTKHHAAITRPREVGVLLRAIDDCSCHAITSFALRMTPHVFVRPGELRRAEWSEVDLERAVWSIPAAKMKMRWPHQVPLSRQVLDLLDQVRPLTGHSPYVFPAMHTWKRPMSENTVTFALRRMGYSGDEMTAHGFRAMAATLLNEMGLWNPDAIERQLAHMENNGVRRAYARGQYWDERVRMMQHWSDYLDQLRRGDGVGKSADDANVVTVDFGRRGARPR from the coding sequence ATGGGTCTTACCGCACTCGCGATCCGGAACGCCAAGCCTCGAACGAAGCCCTACAAGCTCTTTGACGAGCGGTCGCTGTTCCTCCTGGTCATGCCGAACGGCGCAAAATACTGGCGGCTCAGCTATCGGTTCCTCGGCAAGGACAAGAGGTTAGCCCTTGGGGTCTGGCCCGAGGTCAGCCTCGCCGATGCACGCGACAAGCGCGATGCCGCGCGCAAGATGGTCGCCGACGGCATCGACCCGATGGTGGAAAAGAAGCGCCGAAAGCTTCGAGCGCAAATCGACGCCAACGTGACCTTCAAGGGCGTGGCGGAGGAATGGTTCGTCAAGATCACCCGCGAGGAGCGCGCCGAGGTGACGCTCCGCAAGGTACGCTGGCTGCTCGAGATGGTCTATCCGTTCCTTGGCGATCTGCCGATCCACGAGATCGAGGTGCAGGAGGTCCTGGCGGTGCTGCGCAAGGTCGAGGCCACGGGACGGTATGAGAGCGCCCGCCGGATGCGCAGCGTGATCAGTAGGGTCTTTCGCTATGGAATCGCCACCGGCCGAGCGAAACATGATGTGGCGCGGGACCTGCGCGGTGCCATCATCGTGCCGAAGACGAAACACCACGCCGCGATCACCCGACCCAGGGAAGTCGGAGTGCTGCTGCGTGCTATCGACGATTGCTCTTGCCATGCCATCACCAGTTTCGCCTTGCGGATGACTCCCCACGTCTTTGTGCGCCCGGGGGAATTGCGAAGGGCCGAGTGGAGTGAGGTCGACCTCGAAAGAGCTGTCTGGTCGATCCCGGCCGCGAAGATGAAGATGCGCTGGCCGCATCAGGTGCCGCTGTCACGCCAAGTGCTCGATTTGCTCGATCAGGTCCGCCCTCTGACCGGGCACAGTCCCTACGTCTTTCCAGCAATGCACACGTGGAAGCGTCCGATGTCCGAGAACACCGTGACATTTGCGCTCCGCCGGATGGGGTATAGCGGTGACGAGATGACCGCGCACGGCTTCCGGGCGATGGCGGCCACTCTGCTCAACGAGATGGGACTGTGGAACCCCGACGCGATCGAGCGACAGCTCGCACACATGGAAAACAATGGCGTGCGACGCGCTTACGCACGCGGTCAGTATTGGGACGAGCGCGTCCGGATGATGCAGCACTGGTCCGACTACCTCGACCAGCTTCGCCGCGGCGACGGCGTCGGCAAGTCTGCCGATGACGCCAACGTGGTCA
- a CDS encoding complex I NDUFA9 subunit family protein: protein MKDKLVTLVGGGGFLGRYVAQELLAAGARVRIAQRDPRSAFFLRPLGGLGQTQFVAADIAKPDSIARAVAGSGAVVNLVGTFTDYRRVNVDGARTIAEAAAGAGAGAFVQISAIGADAQSPSLYGRTKAEGEQAVLAAFPRATILRPSVVFGREDQFINRFAGMIASLPVVPVLKGDAKFQPVYVGDVAKAVTAALSDPGAHGGQTYELGGPDVLTMAELHRWIGEQIGRTPPMPALPDAVGSMMASLGFLPGAPITKDQWLMLQRDNVVAQGAHGLAALGVTATPIGAVALGWLVQYRRNGRFGGKIAA from the coding sequence ATGAAGGACAAGCTGGTAACGCTGGTCGGCGGCGGCGGATTTTTGGGGCGCTATGTCGCCCAGGAACTGCTGGCGGCGGGCGCGCGCGTCCGGATTGCGCAGCGCGATCCGCGCAGCGCCTTTTTCCTGCGGCCATTGGGCGGGCTGGGGCAGACCCAATTTGTCGCCGCCGACATCGCCAAGCCCGACAGCATCGCGCGGGCGGTTGCCGGCTCGGGTGCGGTGGTGAACCTGGTGGGGACCTTCACCGATTATCGCCGCGTCAATGTCGATGGCGCGCGGACGATCGCCGAGGCCGCGGCGGGGGCGGGGGCGGGGGCGTTCGTCCAGATCTCGGCGATCGGCGCCGATGCGCAGTCGCCCTCGCTATACGGCCGCACCAAGGCCGAGGGCGAGCAGGCGGTGCTGGCGGCGTTTCCGCGCGCGACGATCCTTCGCCCCTCGGTGGTGTTCGGCCGGGAGGACCAGTTCATCAACCGCTTCGCCGGGATGATCGCCAGCCTGCCCGTGGTGCCGGTGCTCAAGGGCGATGCCAAGTTCCAGCCGGTCTATGTCGGCGACGTCGCCAAGGCGGTGACCGCGGCGCTGTCCGATCCCGGCGCGCATGGCGGGCAAACCTACGAGCTCGGCGGCCCCGATGTGCTGACGATGGCCGAACTGCATCGCTGGATCGGCGAGCAGATCGGCCGCACCCCGCCGATGCCCGCGCTCCCCGATGCGGTGGGATCGATGATGGCGAGCCTCGGCTTCCTGCCCGGCGCGCCGATCACCAAGGACCAGTGGCTGATGCTCCAGCGAGACAATGTCGTCGCGCAGGGCGCGCATGGGCTTGCCGCGCTGGGCGTCACCGCGACGCCGATCGGCGCGGTGGCGCTCGGCTGGCTGGTACAGTATCGGCGCAACGGACGGTTCGGCGGCAAGA